A genomic region of Desulfosarcina ovata subsp. ovata contains the following coding sequences:
- the rho gene encoding transcription termination factor Rho: MKAVSGHLEILDKGFGFLRNIDGNYQAGPTDTFVPAFMINKFGLREGTFIEGRGEPGNPGNQNLKLAAIDQVNGITPQQFGRTETMHTMTSINPEQRLYMSQGPKDLTGQALDLIVPMGRGQRGLIISPPKSGKTTLLRHMANSVTANDPEMNVFVLLVNERPEEVTDFKRGLRNAHVLYSSSDQSIAQHMRMTRLAVHTAMRCAETGRDTVVFIDSLTRMARAFNAETESYGRTLSGGLGANAMEVPRKIFGAARNIEDGGSLTIIATILVETGSRMDDIIYQEFKGTGNMDLVLSRDCAEHRVFPAVDIRQSGTRKEELLLDKEELKKVVDIRRALSQKDTTKAMADLLEYLDRQGRK, from the coding sequence GTGAAAGCGGTAAGTGGACATCTAGAGATACTGGACAAGGGATTCGGTTTTCTGCGCAACATCGACGGCAACTACCAGGCCGGTCCGACGGATACCTTTGTACCGGCCTTCATGATCAACAAATTCGGTCTCAGGGAAGGCACGTTTATCGAAGGCCGCGGCGAACCGGGCAATCCGGGCAACCAGAACCTCAAGCTGGCAGCCATCGACCAGGTCAACGGGATCACTCCGCAGCAGTTCGGACGCACCGAGACCATGCACACCATGACCAGCATCAACCCGGAGCAGCGCCTGTACATGAGCCAGGGGCCCAAGGACCTTACCGGTCAGGCCCTGGACCTCATCGTTCCCATGGGCCGGGGACAGCGGGGATTGATCATCTCTCCACCGAAATCGGGCAAGACCACCCTGTTGCGCCATATGGCCAATTCGGTGACGGCCAACGACCCGGAAATGAATGTTTTCGTTCTGCTGGTCAACGAACGCCCCGAAGAGGTGACCGACTTCAAACGCGGGTTGAGAAACGCCCATGTGCTCTACTCCTCATCCGATCAAAGCATCGCCCAACACATGCGCATGACCCGCCTGGCCGTGCATACGGCCATGCGTTGCGCGGAAACCGGTCGGGACACGGTGGTGTTCATCGACTCCCTGACCCGCATGGCGCGCGCCTTCAACGCTGAAACGGAAAGTTATGGACGGACCCTGTCCGGCGGACTGGGCGCCAACGCCATGGAGGTGCCGCGTAAAATCTTCGGCGCCGCCCGCAACATCGAGGATGGCGGTTCCCTGACCATCATCGCCACCATTCTGGTGGAGACGGGCAGCCGCATGGATGACATCATCTACCAGGAGTTCAAGGGCACCGGCAACATGGATCTCGTACTCAGCCGCGACTGCGCCGAACACCGCGTCTTTCCGGCCGTCGACATTCGCCAGAGCGGCACCCGCAAGGAAGAACTGCTCTTGGACAAGGAGGAATTGAAAAAGGTGGTAGACATTCGCCGGGCACTCTCCCAGAAAGACACCACCAAGGCCATGGCGGACCTTCTCGAATACCTGGATCGCCAAGGTCGGAAATGA
- a CDS encoding CDP-alcohol phosphatidyltransferase family protein, which produces MIDRIPLPARLAAIFVYSRPTLIFGGMICALAVMWGRNPLVYTVGVSFLITSMAFDLVDGWFSARFRPNAPLAPLADRLMDKLVYSIIFPVIATGMMWRLLVSESDPSRIELLNAIFVLLLCVTVLVRDSFAAFMRGFAIRQGVEPESSEYNRMRTIVAAPVSALLYAYAFYIPEGPESWIYFRISYLGNVSLRILLFVEILFLIINLGSIAGYCRKYGTACLDELCFGDQILRRKILSVFPNALTVMNALMGLLAVFFAYQGRIREAYLVMIGAATFDKLDGSLARRLGLTEPLPDALPRKKINMGSIMDDLADAISFCIVPAWIFYIVLSRFGDDRFVHLPIGWIALFYALMGMGRLVYFTLDKTPIPGFFKGLPSPGGAMLVLSPLVIFDHALALSSQRVVFWGMFATGTMVFAGVIMNLYPIRYIHLGRTMSRHPWFGRANLLLLTVGMFTPVFGQICLGYMVLYLLSPLFTWRIHPEDAARENRRNNMVEN; this is translated from the coding sequence ATGATCGATAGAATTCCGCTACCGGCGAGGTTGGCCGCCATTTTCGTATACAGTCGTCCCACTCTCATCTTCGGCGGGATGATCTGCGCACTGGCGGTCATGTGGGGCCGTAACCCGTTGGTCTATACCGTGGGCGTCTCCTTTCTGATCACCTCCATGGCCTTTGATCTGGTGGACGGCTGGTTCTCGGCTCGTTTCCGGCCCAACGCCCCCCTGGCACCGCTGGCCGACCGGCTCATGGACAAACTGGTCTACTCGATTATTTTTCCGGTCATTGCCACCGGAATGATGTGGCGACTGCTGGTGTCGGAATCCGACCCCAGCCGCATCGAACTGCTCAACGCCATTTTTGTTCTACTTCTGTGTGTTACCGTTCTGGTCCGGGACAGCTTTGCCGCCTTCATGCGCGGCTTTGCCATCCGCCAGGGGGTGGAGCCCGAGAGCAGCGAGTACAATCGCATGCGTACCATCGTTGCCGCACCGGTCAGCGCCCTGCTCTATGCCTACGCATTTTACATCCCCGAAGGTCCGGAGTCGTGGATTTATTTTCGCATTTCCTACCTGGGGAATGTCAGTCTGCGCATCCTGCTGTTTGTCGAAATTCTGTTTTTGATTATCAATCTAGGGTCCATTGCCGGCTATTGCCGCAAATACGGCACGGCCTGCCTGGATGAACTCTGTTTTGGCGACCAGATCCTGCGGCGCAAAATTCTTTCGGTGTTCCCCAATGCCCTGACGGTGATGAATGCCCTGATGGGGCTCCTGGCGGTTTTTTTCGCCTACCAGGGCCGGATCCGGGAAGCCTATCTGGTGATGATCGGGGCGGCCACCTTCGACAAACTGGATGGTTCCCTGGCCCGCCGATTGGGACTGACAGAGCCGCTTCCCGATGCGCTGCCCAGGAAAAAAATCAACATGGGCAGCATCATGGACGACCTTGCCGACGCCATCAGTTTCTGTATTGTACCGGCCTGGATTTTTTACATTGTCCTCAGCCGGTTCGGTGATGATCGTTTCGTCCATTTGCCCATCGGGTGGATCGCCCTTTTTTATGCTCTCATGGGAATGGGGCGGCTGGTCTATTTCACCCTGGACAAAACGCCCATCCCCGGTTTTTTCAAAGGGCTGCCATCGCCTGGAGGTGCCATGCTGGTCCTCTCTCCGCTGGTGATTTTTGATCATGCCCTGGCCCTATCCTCCCAGCGCGTCGTTTTCTGGGGGATGTTTGCAACCGGGACCATGGTTTTCGCCGGGGTGATCATGAATCTCTATCCGATTCGCTACATTCATCTGGGACGCACCATGAGCCGCCATCCCTGGTTTGGCAGGGCCAATTTACTCCTGTTGACCGTGGGCATGTTCACCCCGGTCTTCGGCCAGATCTGCCTCGGCTACATGGTTCTTTATCTGCTGTCACCGCTTTTTACCTGGCGCATCCATCCTGAGGACGCCGCCCGGGAAAACCGCCGCAACAACATGGTTGAAAATTGA
- the larA gene encoding nickel-dependent lactate racemase: MTTIKIPYGGRSLQFNLPDRCLGTVLSPQSVRSRHNAGDIISKALAQPVGTRPLKQMVSPGGTVAVIIDDISRCTPTHRMLPLLLGELHDAGIEEKNIRIVIALGTHRPMTPDEILAKTGPRIVDRYRIVNLSSQETDQQVYVGTSSNGIPAWVNRTVAEADFRIGVGMITPHMDVGYSGGAKIILPGVCGQRTVDAFHCRQAALYGNQLGLVDAPMRQDFERFVAERIGLDFILNAIVDQGGDLFDCVAGDCIMAHRKGVTVARQVFGVPVEKRFSIVISNSYPADRDLWQSVKGLASGELMTRDGGTLILVSHCPEGTRTHPHYADYIGRDLDQLLAQLARGTIEDPVACALAVPICRIRQRVKVALVSAHLSHSDADRMGFPWYSDVEGALADALDGHCDKTVAVLTHGGISLPLVRSGGLE, from the coding sequence ATGACCACCATCAAGATCCCATACGGTGGACGTTCCCTTCAATTTAACCTTCCGGACAGGTGCCTGGGGACGGTGTTGAGTCCTCAGTCGGTCCGGTCCCGGCACAACGCCGGTGATATCATTTCCAAGGCACTGGCGCAGCCCGTGGGAACACGGCCACTGAAGCAAATGGTCTCGCCCGGCGGCACCGTGGCGGTGATTATCGATGATATCTCCCGCTGCACCCCCACCCACCGGATGCTGCCGCTGCTGCTGGGCGAGCTGCACGATGCCGGCATAGAGGAAAAAAATATCCGGATTGTCATCGCACTGGGAACGCACCGGCCCATGACCCCGGATGAAATCCTGGCGAAAACCGGACCCCGGATCGTCGATCGTTACCGGATTGTCAATCTTTCCAGCCAGGAGACGGATCAGCAGGTCTATGTGGGCACCTCCTCCAATGGCATTCCGGCCTGGGTGAACAGAACCGTGGCCGAGGCGGATTTCCGCATCGGCGTGGGAATGATTACGCCGCATATGGACGTGGGATACAGTGGCGGCGCAAAAATCATTCTCCCCGGGGTTTGCGGCCAACGTACCGTGGATGCGTTTCATTGCCGCCAGGCCGCCCTGTATGGCAATCAACTGGGCCTGGTTGACGCGCCCATGCGGCAGGATTTTGAACGGTTTGTGGCTGAGCGCATCGGCCTTGATTTTATCTTGAATGCGATTGTCGACCAGGGCGGGGACCTGTTCGACTGTGTGGCCGGCGACTGCATCATGGCGCATCGCAAGGGGGTGACGGTGGCCCGACAGGTGTTTGGCGTTCCTGTGGAAAAGCGTTTTTCAATTGTGATTTCAAATTCCTATCCCGCCGATCGGGACTTGTGGCAGAGTGTCAAAGGCCTGGCCAGCGGTGAACTGATGACCCGGGACGGCGGAACATTGATCCTTGTGAGCCACTGCCCAGAGGGAACCCGGACCCATCCCCACTACGCCGACTATATCGGACGAGACCTGGATCAGCTTTTGGCTCAACTGGCGCGTGGCACGATCGAGGATCCCGTGGCGTGTGCCCTCGCCGTCCCCATCTGCCGAATCCGGCAACGGGTCAAGGTCGCCCTCGTCTCCGCGCACTTGAGCCACAGCGATGCCGATCGCATGGGCTTTCCCTGGTATTCCGATGTCGAGGGTGCCCTTGCCGATGCACTCGATGGCCATTGCGACAAGACGGTTGCCGTACTTACCCATGGCGGGATCAGCCTGCCACTGGTTCGTTCAGGTGGCCTGGAGTGA
- a CDS encoding YwbE family protein, producing the protein MDGQNRNAIHPGATVDIVLKKDQRTGRLTRGTVKDILTRSARHPHGIKVRLADGQVGRVKTIFPDQG; encoded by the coding sequence ATGGACGGACAGAACCGCAATGCCATCCACCCGGGTGCGACCGTCGACATTGTCCTCAAAAAGGACCAACGCACCGGTCGGCTCACCCGGGGAACGGTCAAGGATATCCTGACCCGCAGCGCCCGTCATCCCCACGGCATCAAAGTGCGGCTCGCCGACGGCCAAGTGGGGCGGGTGAAAACTATTTTTCCAGATCAGGGATGA
- a CDS encoding transposase gives MLILHDILEKLKNEFAQSSKGQERGIWFVYTIVAIIVPFASSRTSNILRCLKTVFGFSGISRKKFYTFMASPRIPWQRLWPTLWKLIPLPTTGGRLMLALDDSINAKTGKKIFACDKVFDHAAKQNQSRYPWAQNIVAVGLLKMIKGRWACLPLSYRFYLLKKTIERMNRDSNGPEVTFKSKLAMAVDMIGEIAAVFPRKRIVIITDSWFGNGGLWKPLKKQLGIWVDMISRLRSNSTIFELPPPPTGRQGRPRKYGRKLGNAAALAVRFKSLAKEYIVNLYGRNRNIVAYERVVMLKTIRCAVKVVWVYRKTQWVALYSTDLSLSAEQIIEYYGARWKIEALFKELKNDIGSADTQSRHPQAVSNHLHFCMLATTVAWIYASRVEKTPSRRHAVGGRRHFAFSDVRRSVTKAAMDKDFGRLFPVPRKSVFNSLVDVLLRMAA, from the coding sequence ATGCTTATCCTACACGACATCCTTGAAAAACTCAAAAACGAATTTGCTCAGTCCAGTAAAGGTCAGGAACGGGGAATATGGTTCGTATACACGATCGTGGCGATCATTGTTCCTTTCGCCTCATCGAGGACCTCAAACATTCTACGGTGCTTGAAGACGGTGTTCGGCTTTTCCGGGATCAGTCGTAAAAAGTTCTATACCTTCATGGCATCCCCACGGATTCCATGGCAACGGTTATGGCCCACGCTGTGGAAATTGATTCCGCTGCCAACGACCGGTGGGCGGTTAATGCTGGCTCTGGATGACAGTATCAACGCCAAGACAGGCAAGAAGATTTTCGCCTGCGACAAGGTTTTCGATCATGCTGCCAAGCAAAACCAGTCCAGGTATCCGTGGGCCCAGAACATCGTTGCTGTGGGGTTGTTGAAGATGATCAAGGGACGTTGGGCCTGTCTGCCGCTGAGTTATCGTTTCTACCTCCTGAAGAAAACCATCGAACGAATGAACCGTGACAGCAATGGACCGGAAGTGACATTCAAGAGCAAGCTTGCCATGGCGGTCGACATGATCGGTGAGATTGCCGCGGTGTTTCCCAGAAAACGGATTGTCATCATCACCGACTCATGGTTCGGCAATGGCGGCCTGTGGAAGCCATTGAAAAAACAGTTGGGCATATGGGTGGATATGATTTCCAGGCTTCGATCCAACAGCACAATATTTGAACTGCCGCCACCTCCGACCGGACGACAAGGCCGCCCGCGTAAATATGGCCGCAAGCTGGGGAATGCGGCAGCGTTGGCCGTTCGATTCAAATCGCTGGCAAAAGAATACATCGTCAACCTGTATGGCCGCAACCGGAACATCGTAGCCTATGAACGCGTGGTGATGCTCAAGACCATCCGATGTGCGGTCAAGGTGGTCTGGGTCTATCGTAAGACACAGTGGGTGGCACTTTATTCCACCGACCTGTCCCTTTCGGCTGAGCAGATTATCGAATACTATGGGGCCCGCTGGAAGATCGAAGCCTTATTCAAGGAATTGAAAAACGACATCGGCAGCGCTGACACGCAAAGCCGTCATCCGCAGGCCGTCAGCAACCATCTGCACTTTTGCATGCTGGCGACCACCGTCGCCTGGATTTACGCCAGCCGGGTCGAGAAAACGCCATCTCGCCGGCATGCCGTCGGCGGCCGCCGTCATTTTGCCTTTTCGGATGTCCGCCGATCCGTTACAAAGGCCGCGATGGACAAGGATTTTGGTAGGCTCTTCCCGGTGCCACGCAAATCCGTCTTTAATTCTCTCGTGGACGTACTGCTGCGCATGGCGGCTTGA
- a CDS encoding nitroreductase family protein: protein MFIDLLRSRRSVRKFIDRPVEPDKVDLLVEAALRAPSSRGFNPWSFVVVDDPETIRHLSTSKPHGASFLAHAPLAIAVCADPKKSDVWVEDVSIAAIILHLAATDLGLGSCWIQLRKRDHDAKKTASQFAAEVLGLPAGMTVSAIMAIGYPDQASTPHPHESLQQDKVSFNRYGKRP, encoded by the coding sequence ATGTTTATCGATCTTTTGCGATCACGCCGGAGCGTCCGAAAATTCATCGATCGGCCCGTTGAGCCGGACAAGGTGGACCTGCTCGTGGAAGCGGCCTTGCGGGCGCCCTCCTCTCGGGGGTTCAATCCCTGGTCGTTCGTTGTGGTCGACGATCCGGAAACGATCCGGCACCTGTCGACGTCCAAACCCCACGGGGCCTCTTTTTTGGCCCATGCGCCCCTGGCCATAGCCGTCTGTGCCGATCCGAAAAAATCCGATGTGTGGGTGGAGGATGTCTCCATCGCAGCCATCATCCTGCATCTGGCGGCCACTGACCTGGGCTTGGGCAGTTGCTGGATTCAGCTGCGCAAGCGCGACCACGATGCCAAAAAAACCGCCAGCCAGTTCGCGGCCGAGGTGTTGGGGCTGCCGGCCGGCATGACGGTGTCGGCCATCATGGCCATCGGCTATCCCGACCAGGCGTCAACGCCCCATCCCCACGAATCCCTGCAGCAGGACAAGGTCAGTTTCAATCGATACGGGAAACGACCTTAA
- a CDS encoding YchJ family protein, which yields MELCPCGSEKAYADCCQPLITGERAAETAEALMRSRYTAHAKREFDYIFDTTYPDSRQEEDRKGTAAWSRKLDWQRLEIRDVAAGGADDTTGTVTFLARYRKNGKAFDHHEIAEFVKEDDRWYFKDGQPPAPVQVVRTGPKVGRNDPCSCGSGKKYKKCCGA from the coding sequence ATGGAATTATGCCCCTGCGGGAGCGAAAAAGCATATGCCGACTGCTGCCAGCCGCTGATTACCGGTGAGCGCGCGGCCGAGACCGCCGAAGCCTTGATGCGTTCCCGTTATACCGCCCATGCCAAAAGAGAGTTCGACTATATTTTCGATACTACCTACCCGGACAGCCGTCAGGAAGAGGACCGCAAGGGCACCGCGGCGTGGTCCAGAAAGCTGGACTGGCAGCGGTTGGAAATCCGCGACGTGGCGGCGGGCGGCGCCGACGATACGACCGGTACGGTGACGTTCTTGGCCCGTTACCGCAAGAACGGCAAGGCCTTTGATCACCACGAAATCGCCGAGTTCGTGAAGGAAGACGACCGTTGGTACTTTAAGGACGGCCAGCCCCCGGCACCGGTCCAGGTGGTCCGAACCGGACCCAAGGTGGGCAGAAACGACCCCTGCTCCTGCGGCAGTGGGAAGAAATACAAGAAGTGCTGCGGGGCCTGA
- a CDS encoding pyridoxamine 5'-phosphate oxidase family protein — translation MTRPLRREDRRMDRATAMALLKCGEYGILSTADNHHQPYGTPLNYVLMKDHIFFHCAPRGHKLENIAANPAVSFCVVGKTELIPEKFSTCYESVIVSGEAEIVANATLKKDALRALVRKYAPDQVAAGEAYIDRLEDKTAVVQITIQHLSGKARLHG, via the coding sequence ATGACCAGACCACTTCGCCGGGAAGACCGGCGTATGGACCGCGCCACCGCCATGGCCCTTTTAAAATGCGGGGAATACGGCATTCTTTCCACTGCGGACAACCACCATCAGCCTTACGGCACGCCATTGAACTATGTGCTCATGAAAGACCATATCTTTTTCCACTGCGCCCCCCGAGGTCACAAACTGGAGAACATCGCGGCCAATCCCGCGGTCTCCTTCTGCGTGGTCGGGAAAACCGAATTGATTCCCGAAAAATTTTCCACCTGCTATGAAAGCGTGATTGTGTCGGGCGAGGCGGAAATCGTGGCCAATGCGACATTGAAAAAAGATGCCCTGCGCGCCCTGGTGCGGAAATACGCCCCGGACCAGGTTGCCGCCGGCGAGGCCTACATCGACAGGCTGGAGGACAAAACGGCCGTGGTGCAAATCACGATTCAACACCTGTCCGGCAAAGCCAGATTACATGGGTAA
- a CDS encoding DUF309 domain-containing protein, whose translation MPTVNQQTERETNADRFDPFNDRLSRDVRNALSVAFMDTLERNELLPVHRIAEFFMDDALPEAIKQYIQTRVKAYARVLADLSDRHLDDPIDIAMVIWDRGLFFETHEFLEQYWLPATGEKKTLFQALIRAAGAYVHMEQGNLRSAGRIAAKAIYGLERTQALLAVHTDPKPLIDKLRQLDPVPPRLSPF comes from the coding sequence TTGCCAACGGTTAATCAACAGACCGAACGAGAGACAAATGCCGACCGGTTTGACCCGTTCAATGATCGCTTGTCCCGGGATGTGCGCAACGCGTTATCCGTGGCCTTCATGGATACGCTGGAAAGAAATGAGTTGCTACCGGTGCACCGCATCGCCGAATTTTTTATGGACGACGCACTTCCCGAAGCGATCAAGCAATATATTCAGACGCGCGTGAAGGCCTACGCGCGGGTGCTGGCCGATCTCTCCGACCGTCACCTGGATGACCCCATCGACATTGCCATGGTCATTTGGGATCGGGGCCTTTTTTTTGAAACCCACGAATTCCTGGAACAATACTGGCTGCCGGCCACCGGAGAAAAGAAAACGCTTTTCCAGGCGCTGATCCGGGCTGCCGGCGCCTATGTGCATATGGAACAGGGAAATTTACGCAGTGCCGGCAGGATCGCTGCCAAAGCGATCTACGGCCTGGAGCGGACCCAGGCGCTTCTGGCCGTCCATACCGACCCAAAACCGCTGATCGATAAACTCAGGCAACTCGATCCGGTGCCACCGAGACTTTCCCCTTTTTGA